The genome window CCCATTGTATTGTAATagtttctacaaataaaaataataaactatttaTATGTTAACTGTAAGAAGGCAATGCGACAAATTAGTAAAAGCATAGACTTTAAGGTCATATAGATGTTCATCACTGGAAGAATAGAGCTGGATTTCAACTCAGGGCTGGATGACTAATCTTTAAGCCTCAGTTGCCTCACCTGTGAAGTGGGAAAATGCCTAGCCCATTAGAtcattgtgaatattaaatgttGTAAAGCACCTTGTAGAGATCtagtaaatattaattataacacAAGTTTTCAGCATTTTACAGATGTTAGATTTGAATATTACAGTTTACGTTTATTTTAAGTGTCACAATTACGTATTAAGTTGCAGGTTATTTAGCCCAGACTTATGAACAGACTTTTATCTTTTAGATCTAAAGAATATTTGATATGTTTGTAAGGTTGAACTAAATTTTCAgtgtcctttttttaaaagaaccagtCTACACTCTAAAAACATGATCTTAACCCTTCCTCTATGAAAATCTTTCTTACAGATAATGATTTTAAATGATatgatttgttttttgcttttgcatAAGAggtaattaaagaaaaaggaCTAGAACACGTTACTGTTGATGACTTGGTGGCTGAAATCACTCCAAAAGGCAGAGGTAAGGAATACAGAGTGTTTTAAAGGAAACATGCTGCAGacgtgattttttttaaatcccttgctgattcagattttctttctgtttttaaggaAAAGCGCTACCTACATTGCCTCTTGTAAAGAGTTAAAATTGCCTACCTGCCTCCTAGCATAGTCTGGGAGTAACAAATGAGATACTAGGTTTCAGTGTTCTTGCACTCTAGGATGGTGCACCAGTGCAAGTTGATACAGTtgtttaaacaaataatttttaaaatacggGATTCTGTAGCATCAAATATTACATGAAGCTAGGATTTATAAACTTTATCAGATGTGGCATGACtctacttaaatatttaataattcaaaGTCTTATTCCAACCCCTGAGTCATCGCTCCTCTATCTCCTTATTAAAAATTAACGAAGGTCTGTCTACTTAAGTTCACCCTTTAATGCCTTGTTTACGGAAGGCAAAGTTAAGATAggaaatattatattaaaactgATGATGTGTAGTAAATGTCAGGACCTACATCATTGTTATCTTAGAGATAActacattattttcatttactttgatAAAGGAGTTGTAACTGGAAGATAAATTAGATGGTCCAAGTTGTTTTGTCACACAGAAATTGTGAAAAGAATTTAAGTGTAAAAAGTAAATAAGTTTGAAAATTATTACTACAGAACATGAATTTTTGAACTCTTCTCTGCTGGGAATAAGCTACAGAATCCCATGGTTCTTTTCAGCCATCTCTTTAGGCCTGTTTACAACTGGAAAACATGACTTTTTCTTCAAGTATGTctcagggaaaggaaaaaataattattgaaaataattggccgggtgcagtggctcaaacctgtaatcccagcactttgggaggccgagacgggtggatcacgaggtcaggagatcaagaccatcctggctaacacggtgaaaccccgtctctactaaaaaaatacaaaaaactagccgggcgaggtggtgggcacctgtagtcccagctactcgggaagctgaggcaggagaatggcgtaaacccgggaggcggcacttggagtgagctgagatccggccactgcactccagcctgagcgacagagcgagactccgtctcaaaaaaaaaaaataataataataattattgttccccttatgaatttatatttttaaatttctctaaattcttttttttgtttgttttcttctgtgactTACACTTAGTCTGTTAACATTATTTAGGAACCAGCTATACAAGTTAGAAACTACCCTTTGCTTCTCCTTTAATACTTAAACCTTGGCTATTTCAATGTCTTGTAGCTCCCCTGCTAGATAATGAGCaaataaaagagaagtaaaaGTAGATGTTTTAATTTATGTTCTTAGTCTTCTTAGTGTTGTTAAAAGTAGACATATTTTTTAATACAGTAAAATTGCCGTTTTTATAGTGCACAGTTCTGTGAactttatacatatgtataggtTCATGTAGCTACCAGTCAGGATACAGAATAAATAGTTCCCTCACCACCAAAACCTACCTCATGGTATTCCTTTATAGTCCCATCTTATTTCAAGGCAACTGACTGATCCTGTTCTCAATCATcgtaatttttattaaaattatttttagtatacatATTGATTACATTTTCAGTGGACTTGAAGTAATTATGTAGTCTTGATTTGTGGGTTGGCTTAAACAGTTTATAAAGAATAATATCTGCCTTATttgatttgtataatttttttatggAGATACTGAACTGTATCTGAAGTTTTCCATTTCCCCGGAACACAAGTAAATACATTAGAAGTTGTAGTTAACTGCCccccctcacttttttttttttttgcatttatggTTTAATATTTTGAATAGATAATAGTCAAATGGGTCAAAAGTATAGCATATAACAGTtgtaatattttggatttttactaGCTTGgagtgtatataaatgtattatttcagtAAAATACAGATTACCTTCTAAAACATATGCCAGTTTATACTCCAGCTAATATAAGAGTGCTCCCGTAGTCTTGCCAACACAGTATTGCCAACAcagtgtgtatgtatacatatatatatttttacttatgtatatacttatatgtttgtatattttatgtatatatatacttaaatatatgtatgcttttatatatgtaaaaatatatataccctttttttttttttttttttttttttgagataggatggagtgcaatggcatgatcatggcttactggccccgacctcccaggcttaagtgatccttctgcctcagcctcccaagtagctgagaccacagacacacaccaccatgctccactaattttattttttgtggagacaggttttgtcatgttgcccaggctgttcttgaactactgtactcaggcagtcctcctgcctcaaccttccagactgctgggattacaggcataagccatcgtaCCCAACCAACACAGTATATTATTGACCTTTGTATTTTTTCCTGTGATTGGTAAAATACGCTATAtgaatgtggttttaatttcctttctcttctgagATTCAGACACTTTTGTGTTCAAGAACTctccttttcttcatctcttttgcTCACGTTTCTGTTAGCCTTTTAAACTTTTCCTTGTTGGTGTGAAACAACTGTATAGTAGAAAGATCAGCCCTTTTCTGTAAGAACATTTCCTCAGTTTTTATCTTTTGGCCTTGCTTATGGTGATTTTTCATTAAGCATAAGTTGTTACTGTGTTTTAATCAAATTCATCCATCTGTTATAGcctctgtatttaaaaatggtCTTCTTTACTCCTAGTTTAAAAgaattttctcctgttttctttcatCAACATGCAGTGCATTTAGGCATTGGatagttcatttaaaataatgaattgcaAGAAGACACTTTTCTTTGTCAGATAACTTTACCTACTTTTTTAATTGACCATGAGGGTTATTTATGAAATTCTTATGTTGTTTACCCTGAGCAAAATGTCAGATCTTAAAGTGACATGTATTAATTGGAACCTTCttactcttatttttttatttttgtttttcagcccTGGTACCTGACAGTGTAAAGAAGGAGCTCCTACAAAGAATAAGAACATTCCTTGCTCAGCATGCCAGCCTTTAAGATTGAATTAGATTGTGTtgttgtggttttatttctgaaagtAAAACTTGccataaattagaaaacaatttcccaaaataaaatccttttttgTATGATGGTATACAGTTTTCAGTAATGATGTATacattgtattgatttttttccctaaatgtgttattttaataaatatctcaTGAATGAGTTTGAAGTTTGCTTGGATTTTGAAATGAATGGGACTTTGTCTTTATTACTAATTCACCAAATTTGTTGAGAGCAAGAGCAATTAATGTAGTGTAAGTATTTAGTATGTACAGTTCTCTGTGTTAACAGCTGAGAAGTAAGCAACCTTTTCTGACTGCATATGGTGTATTCCTCTTTTGAGTCcccataatattttataaattgtaatGCCCCATCTTGTACTACAGTTGTCTTATTCGTATTGTTTATAAACTCTGAGGGTTAGGACTGGGTCGTACTCATCTTTATGTGCCTTCCTTATGCTTCAAAGAATTTACCATCTAATGGAAGAGAACATTTGCAAGTTGACTCCATATCAAGCTCCTTCCACATACTCTACTCATCCGAACTTTGAATGCAGAATCTTTAAATTGCATCCCCACATACTAAGGTCAAGAAAGAACTTAATGGGAAGTAATCTCCACCCATTAGCTTTATCCTGACATCAGGATTGCCAAATCCAATGGACTCTTGTCTATTCTTATGTGACTTCTGCTGGAAAATGTGAATGTTGACCATCCTGCCACTTGGAACTCTCTTCCCACTCCTCACATTGCTTTTTCTACCACTGGAAGTTCCTTCTATTTCTTGTGGAGTACCTTTTGCTGTCTGGGACTTGTAGATAATGGTGTTTCCTAGGGCTCCCTCCAGGGCCCTCTGCCTCACTAACTGGATATACTTTTCCTGGGCAAATCCCAGGAAACTTGCGTCAGACCGTGACTTCAAATACAGGTTGATAAATTTGTGTCTCCAAACCAAACTTCATCCTAGACTCCAGACCCAGAGACCCAACTGCTATGGATCAGCTTTTTAGGATATCCTCACTTCAAACTGACCTTACCTAAAATAATGACTTTTTCCCGCAATAACTGCCCATGCTATATTCCGTATTTCTGGATGGTACCTCCTCCCTATATAGATTATCTGAGGAGCTTACCGAAATGCTGATTCTGAAGATGAGGGGCATGACttcagattctgtatttctgCCTAGTACCCAACTGGTGCTCATGCTGCTGATTGAGAACCACTTTTGAGTATAGCAAGGCTCTAAATTATCCACTGCGTGCCCTCATAATTGTCTTACTTCAAGTCCAGATTATTGCAGTAGACTTAGTATTTCTTTGCCGTAGTTGATTTGTGCCTGCTCCAGTATCTGTTCCACCCTGTTGCCTAAGTGGCCTTAGTAAAATTCAAGTCTGGTTATTTTATTCCCCTGCTTGGAATTTCTCAATGTAGAATGAAACTCATTCAGCATTAACACCTAGGCCCTTCTTGATCTGACATCTTGTTTCTCTAGTTAGACTAAAGAATCCCCACTATAAAGTTGTTTCATCCCTAAGTACCTTTGAAAATCCATCAACCTAGAAGCTCgctttctcatttgtttctcatCCTGTTTGCCCTTCAAAGTTCAGCTTTAGTTGCTAAAACATTCAGACATTCCTCTATCTGACTTAGAACCCACGCCCccgctgggtttttttttttttttttttttataggaagCAGCTATGCGTAATTCCTCTTCAACACAGTAGTTCTTGAACTTTTGCAGGCCTCTCCTGGGGAGGAGGAAATGGCTTCTCTGACTGTATGATGCTTATTTGTGGATGAATGGGCAAGGGAACAAATGAAGGAACAAACAAGTGAATGAACAGTATGGGAGTATTGAAAGGTATAAATTGGGTAGAGCTGAGAAAAGGATTCAAATTGATCTTTGTTTCACTGTTCCAAACACAATTTCATCTTTCTGATGAATTTAAAGTGTAGTCTTTGAACCAACTGGGTTTAATTATGTAAAGTTTTGAGCCTGAGACAAGCACACAATCTCAAAACCTACCCAAATGAGTTTTTTGTTTCACTTCATCTCTTGTAAAACAGTGTTCTAAAGTAAGTGATAGGGATGCTCATCATTCTGCTACCTGTCATCACAATGAAAACAATCAAATAGTACACAGGAAAGGTGAGAAATAGAGGATAGTTCTTATTTCACAGTACTGTATATGGAAATAAACCAAATTTGCTCATAGAGATGCTATTTTATtacctcaaaaatatataaaaatgaaaacattatgaaaatattttaaaatgagatttaaaaataactgaattgaGAACATCACAGCAATTTAGAATACTAAGGAGCATAGCTTTAAAATGATAGTGCTGAGAACTCCCCACCGCTACCCCACCACCTATAGGCTTCTTTGACATCTTACAAATGTTCTCTAGTTTGTATCTAGAATCACTTATATCTTTCAAATAAACCAACTTTGTGAACATCTTGACTCACATGATTGATTTCTGTAAACTAGGAATATATTCTTTAAATTCTTGCACCCTTTCATGCTCAGTGTTGGAAATTCAATAGGATTATTGTTAAATGACTGTACCAGGTGAGTAAAATACTAATTAGGATTACTGTAAGCTTCTCGTATAGGATTAAAGAAGACCCGACTAAATTGTTTATGTAATCACTTTGCTTTGGCATTATAAGTGTATCATTTGGTTGAGCAGTGCCAAACCAGGAAATGGTGATACTGGGGATTGGTAATTGGATATGGGACTTTTCATAACTTGATCAAAAGCTCCATCCAACTGAAGAGAGCTATGACAGCTGTTCAGTAGCTGATGTTGGAAAtgatcctctgtgtgtgtgtgtgtgtgtgtgtgtgtgtgtgtgtgtgtaaaacccATCTTGTAAATGACTCATGTTACTCAATGACTTCATAAAACCCCTCATGTTTACCATTAGAAATCACACAAAAGTCATTGGATGAATCTGCCAAGGAAACTAATGGGTGCAATTAATGCAGGTTCTAGTCTCATCTCTGGTACTGAATTACCAGGTAAGACCgacccttctgcctcagtttccttatctgcataATATGTCTGATAGTGCTTACCTGAAAGGaatgcaaataataaaacaaatattattaatagaataaacaaaaagtaatatggattcaagttattttataaataatttaaaaatataagattatTTACAATGTGTTTTCTAGTTGTTCAGAGATACAGTACGTGAATTACACTTGTGTGGAAAAtagctacttttattttttaggaatGCCTAATATTAATTAACATAATATCTACAAAAATGAAGATGAACAATAACTTGATTGAAATAGAATAAATATCACTATAGTAGAGCACTTAGTCATTTTTGCCTTTGTTCTGTTATGAAGTTCTCTATGACATGGACTgcatcttatttatctttgaatttgCAATGTCTAATAAATTTCTGATAAGTAAGtgtgcaaaagagaaaaatatggcaTGTTCCAGTTTATTCCAGGCTTCAAATTATATTTGATTATACTGTCATCAGCCACAAGAGGGCACTTGAAGCCAGTATTTTGGTCCTCCCTGGGGCTCTAACTGAATTGTGTATTCTTTCAAACAGATCCGCTTCCAATTCAGTCCAGCCAGCCAGCTTTTTCAAGATGAAAGTGTTACTGAATTAAAACTTAATGTGAGGACTTCAGAAAGTGCTTCTTGTATAAATTAAGATGAAGCTACTGTGTGATGTAGATATTGTTTAGCTGGGATCGTTTTCTGAAGTCAATTCAGCAATTCAAGCAAGAAGATGATTTAAATAGCATACACTGCTACTGAAATAGTCTATTTCACTTactttatcaataataataaaaagcatagtaaattcttaatgaaaatgaaagaaaaataattttcagtgttTATTTTCCTTGCTGTACCTTTCTCATAGACTTTTTTAAAGGtaataatattcatattttccttttaaaatctgcatcactttatcaaaacacacacacacacacacactatgaaTAGAGCCTTATATTATGCCAAAACCCTGTGGCCACTGAATGAATGTTGACTTTTGATTACAATGGTAAAAAACGTCAATAAACTAAGGCATGTAGAACCTGCAGTCCTGGTGCTGCGTTGTTCATTAAGTAATTTTGAGTACAGGAGTTGGTGTCAGTGCTTATCACATCCATTAATGCCTCGCCTTTGTGCCTGGGATCACtagaattaaatgataaaaaatggCTTTCAGTTGCCGTATAACTttttaccttaaaatattttgttgagggcACACCCTTGATAATTTATCCCTCATAGACAGCTATGTATATCAAACTTGGGCTTTTGCTTAGGCTAAGAGCTACAGAGTAGAATACTGGAAatagaaatgtttattaaacCATACCTGCCTGATATGCAGGTAATTTAAGTAATGATATATATTGTCTGATTTGAGGAGCATTCAGTTGGGCTGAGTTACTGACAGTATGTGAGTGAGTGCTCTGGTTCTCTTCTCAGTTCTACCATTAAGGTGGTTAATAATT of Macaca fascicularis isolate 582-1 chromosome 8, T2T-MFA8v1.1 contains these proteins:
- the ENY2 gene encoding transcription and mRNA export factor ENY2 isoform X1, producing the protein MVVSKMNKDAQMRAAINQKLIETGERERLKELLRAKLIECGWKDQLKAHCKEVIKEKGLEHVTVDDLVAEITPKGRALVPDSVKKELLQRIRTFLAQHASL
- the ENY2 gene encoding transcription and mRNA export factor ENY2 isoform X2, with protein sequence MNKDAQMRAAINQKLIETGERERLKELLRAKLIECGWKDQLKAHCKEVIKEKGLEHVTVDDLVAEITPKGRALVPDSVKKELLQRIRTFLAQHASL